One genomic segment of Pongo abelii isolate AG06213 chromosome 13, NHGRI_mPonAbe1-v2.0_pri, whole genome shotgun sequence includes these proteins:
- the LOC100458685 gene encoding ATP synthase subunit d, mitochondrial-like — MAGQKLTLKIIDWVTSWEIISRNQKVIANSLTSWNETLTSRLAILPENPPAIDWTYYKANVAKAGLVDDFEKKFNALKFPVPEDKYTAQVDAEEKEDVKTCAEWMSLSKARTGEYEKQLEKMRNLIPFDQTTTEDLNEAFPETK, encoded by the coding sequence ATGGCTGGGCAAAAACTTACTCTAAAAATCATTGACTGGGTAACTTCTTGGGAGATCATATCCCGAAACCAAAAGGTCATTGCTAATTCCCTGACATCCTGGAATGAGACTCTCACCTCCAGATTGGCTATTTTACCCGAGAATCCACCAGCTATTGACTGGACTTACTACAAGGCCAATGTGGCCAAGGCAGGCTTGGTGGATGACTTTGAGAAGAAGTTTAATGCCCTGAAGTTTCCTGTACCAGAGGATAAATATACTGCCCAGGTGGAtgctgaagaaaaagaagatgtgAAAACTTGTGCTGAGTGGATGTCTCTCTCAAAGGCCAGGACTGGAGAATATGAGAAACAGCTGGAGAAGATGAGGAACTTAATTCCATTTGATCAGACGACCACTGAGGACCTGAACGAAGCTTTCCCAGAAACCAAATGA